In Xiphophorus maculatus strain JP 163 A chromosome 15, X_maculatus-5.0-male, whole genome shotgun sequence, the following are encoded in one genomic region:
- the kcns3 gene encoding potassium voltage-gated channel subfamily S member 3: MGYGQILHQHGKEEDQVNLNVGGVCHKVDPDMLLRFPQTRLARLLRCPSEAAILELCDDYSPTEREYYFDRNPRVFLCVLNFYHTGRIHMMEEFCIFSFSQEIEYWGIHEVHLSPCCDTWYHERKEYIEDKDWDIQSEEQEPSFDSSFEELSALDKDLAKFKGAWCGEVRSYIWLRLEDPAHSKASKIIAIASLSVVLTSIIAMCVHSMPEFQQVDDNDRPIEDPVLTILEEICIACFSTEFFIRFVVAPSRRKFLGNPLNIIDVASILPFYFTLALEKSDEEESEDLENVGRVVQVLRLMRVLRILKLARHSIGLRALGATVRHSYQEVGLLILFLSVGISVFSALIYFAEKEEKHTDLGTIPSGWWWAMITMTTVGYGDTCPVTTAGKVVATLCIICGLLVVALPITVIFNKFSKYYQRNKAMDVRCITKPERQDPELPHYNIKELFTGSVYPFIGSLAFRNSGSSREDDTDASSFQDIEMCDNDTCENGPAK; the protein is encoded by the coding sequence ATGGGGTATGGCCAAATCCTCCACCAACATGGAAAAGAGGAGGACCAGGTCAACCTCAACGTGGGAGGGGTATGCCACAAAGTGGACCCGGACATGTTGCTCCGCTTCCCTCAGACACGCCTGGCACGTCTGCTGCGCTGCCCGAGTGAGGCCGCCATCTTGGAGCTATGCGATGACTACAGCCCAACCGAGAGGGAGTATTACTTCGACAGGAATCCTCGCGTTTTCCTCTGTGTGCTCAACTTCTATCACACGGGTCGCATCCACATGATGGAGGAGTTCTGCATTTTTTCCTTCAGTCAGGAAATTGAGTACTGGGGCATCCATGAGGTGCACCTCAGCCCCTGCTGCGACACCTGGTACCATGAGAGAAAGGAGTACATCGAGGACAAAGACTGGGACATCCAGAGTGAAGAACAGGAGCCGAGCTTCGATTCCTCCTTTGAAGAGCTCTCCGCTCTTGACAAGGACCTGGCTAAGTTCAAAGGGGCATGGTGTGGAGAAGTGAGGAGCTACATCTGGCTCAGACTGGAGGATCCCGCTCACTCCAAAGCTTCAAAGATTATTGCCATTGCCTCCCTCAGTGTGGTATTGACCTCTATCATTGCCATGTGCGTACACAGCATGCCGGAGTTTCAGCAGGTGGACGATAATGACCGTCCCATTGAGGACCCTGTCCTCACCATCCTTGAAGAGATTTGCATTGCCTGCTTTTCCACAGAGTTCTTCATCAGGTTCGTTGTTGCTCCATCCAGAAGGAAGTTCCTTGGAAACCCTCTGAACATCATCGATGTTGCTTCCATTTTGCCATTTTACTTCACTTTAGCTCTGGAGAAATCTGACGAAGAGGAGAGCGAAGACCTGGAAAATGTGGGGCGGGTAGTCCAGGTTCTTCGACTCATGAGGGTTCTCAGAATCCTCAAACTGGCCCGCCACTCCATCGGACTGCGAGCTCTGGGTGCAACCGTCCGCCACAGCTACCAAGAGGTGGGTCTGCTCATTCTCTTCCTCTCAGTGGGAATCTCAGTGTTTTCTGCCCTCATCTACTTTGCggaaaaggaggagaagcaCACGGATTTGGGGACCATCCCTTCAGGTTGGTGGTGGGCCATGATCACAATGACTACAGTGGGTTATGGTGACACATGTCCTGTGACGACAGCAGGGAAGGTGGTGGCCACCTTATGCATCATCTGTGGCCTGTTGGTGGTGGCTCTGCCCATCACTGTGATCTTTAATAAGTTTTCAAAGTACTACCAGAGGAACAAAGCCATGGATGTACGATGTATCACCAAGCCTGAAAGACAAGACCCTGAACTCCCGCATTATAATATCAAAGAGCTGTTCACAGGTAGTGTGTACCCCTTCATTGGAAGCCTTGCATTCAGGAACAGtgggagcagcagagaggacGACACTGATGCCTCCAGCTTCCAGGACATTGAGATGTGTGATAATGACACTTGTGAAAATGGGCCAGCAAAATGA